The Chiloscyllium plagiosum isolate BGI_BamShark_2017 unplaced genomic scaffold, ASM401019v2 scaf_20607, whole genome shotgun sequence nucleotide sequence TGTTTGGAGCTGATCTTTTGACAAGGTATGGAAACTTCCCTGCCCTCTGTTTGCCTAAAACTGTAGGCATAGTCCAAAAAAAGTATAACTCTTGGACAAAAGAatcattaaaaatgttttatacTCCAGAATGTGTAACACCCCAACCTCATGTTGGGCATGATAGCTTGAATTTTAGTTACAACAACCCCATGTTTTAGTCCAGTGATGTGAGCCAAATAGGTACTCTCCCAGCCCATTCTCAGGAGCTCCCAGACGCTTCAGGTTGGTGATGTAGTCCCCAAGTCGCTTGAtgatctcaacctcctcatccaaatagtgagtctccaggaagtcacacagcTGGAACACAGGAATATTACAGCTCATTACATTAGCACAATCCAAGACTGTTTTGCAGTGGGAATTCTCCAAACTGTCCGGACAGTACTAGCTCTAGATAAGGCTGAAAAATCCAGCAAACTGTAGAGTTTGGACTGGTGAATATATTAGCCTCTCAGCTGGCACATCTTGCTTTTTAAGTGGAGCTGCGTTGTATTGTGGTGAATGGTGACCATTACACTGCAACAGTCCTGAATGAGGATTCAGTGGCTAATGTCACTTCAGCGCTCCCACCAGATTACAATCCAAGTTCCTCCTTGACCTTATTGCTGAAGGGTTGTAATATTGATCATTCCAGATGCACACTGGTGGTTACAATGTTAcatctggacaaagttaaaaatcacaacaccaggttttgtccaacaggtttat carries:
- the LOC122546183 gene encoding ferritin, middle subunit-like — translated: MFQKPERDEWGNGLQAMQVALDLEKNVNQSLLDLHQLATAQTDPHLCDFLETHYLDEEVEIIKRLGDYITNLKRLGAPENGLGEYLFGSHHWTKTWGCCN